GATAGAGCCTTCGTGTAGGAGTTGTTGCAGTCGAAGCGTGGCTTCCAACCCGCCCGGTTCCGACCGTTCCGGAGCGTTGTAGCCGCGGATACGAATGCGTTCGGCGCCGTATCGCAACGTGTCGCCGTCGATGGCGCGCACCAACCGCTGCTCCAGATCGACGCCGGGCTCCGGTTGCCCGAGATGGTAATGCGGCAGAAGGCGAAAGTGGCTGGCGCGCGCCTGTGACTTTTTGGCGAAGGGGTTTTTATGTGGGCGTGGTCCGCGTTCGTGATGGCTGCGGCGATGGTGAGGGACCGTATGTTGGGGCAACGGGCTCCGTTCCTCCGGTTTCAGCGGCCAGCAGTCGTTGCAGGAAAACGGTGTGGGATTGCCGGACGGCGCAGGAGTGTAGGTCCGCAAGTCAGACCGGCTCTCGTCGATTGCCCCGACCGCGTTGGCGGCGGGTGAGAGCGTCAACAGGCTCAGCGTGATTCGGGCCATCAAGTGTGAACACCATTGTGTGAGAGTGGACATGAAGCAGGTCCTCCTGCCTCGGTGCAAAGCAGGCTTCGTGCCACCGCGATTCTCCACCCGCGTAACGTTGACAGCATGGAAAACGGCGTGCTGAAATAGCTCGTCTTTCGTCGTTCGTGAAGCGTATCTCGTTCATACGTGGGTTCCGCGAGATACGAAATGCGAACCACGCTTCACTTTTGATGGCCCACGGAGGTTCAACCAATGGATATGTTTGGAAAAGTCGGCCTGGTCGAAGTGCCGATCTTGATCGCGCCGGACCAGAAGCTCTGGCTGGATAAGATGATCAAAGAAGGCAAGATCGCGGTGCCGCCCGGCGGAACGCTGGAAAAGGGCTCGCTCTATTCGATGTTTATCCGCATGCTCCTGCACAACGCGATGGAAGAACAGAAGAGGCAGGAGGCGATGGATATGGACGACGAGGATGACGAGTAGGCAGGAGGCGATGGGGCATCCTGCGTCGTTTCTGAAGCGCTGATTCAGCCTGTCTCGACGGCAAGACTGTATCCAAAGAGAAGGGGCCCGTATCCGAAGGGATACGGGCCCCATTGTTTCGGAAACCACGCTTCATGAAATACGAACTACGCGCTCAGCGATTTGAAGGCGGCCTGTGCTGCCTTGACGGTTCGCTCGATGTCCTTCGGTGTATGTGCCAGGGACATGAAGGCCGCTTCGAATTGGGATGGGGCAAAGTAGATTCCCGCCTCCAGCATCTGGTGGAAGAACTTCGCGTAGGCCTTCGTATCCGACTTCTTCGCCGTGGTCCAATCCACGATCGGCCCTTCTGAGAAGAACGCGCCCATCATCGAGCCGACCCTGGTTTGCGTAAGGGGCACACCGGCTTTCTTCGCCGCCTTACCCAATCCGTCTGCTAAGACCTTGGACCGCTCCTCCAATTGATCATAGGCACCCTTGCCCTTGAGTCGCTTGAGGGTTTCGATGCCGGCCGTGACGGCCAACGGATTTCCCGAGAGCGTGCCCGCCTGGTAGACCGGTCCTGAGGGGGCGATCATCTTCATGATGTCTTTGCTGCCGCCGTAGGCTCCGACCGGCAGACCGCCGCCGATGATCTTGCCGAGCACCGTGAGGTCTGGGGTGATGCCATAGAGTGTCTGGGCTCCACCGTACTGGACGCGGAAGCCGGAAATCACTTCGTCGAAAATCAGCACCATCCCGTGCGCGTCGGTGAGTTTGCGCAGGCCCTGCAGGAACTCGGGGTTCGGGGGGACGACGCCCATGTTGCCGGCGATCGGCTCGACGATTAGGGCCGCCAGGTGGCGGTAATGCTGCTTGATCAGCTTTTCGAGCGTGGCGAGGTCGTTGTAAGGCGCGGTCAGGGTGTGTTTGGTGAAGTCTTCGGGCACGCCGGGACAATCGGGAATGCCCAGCGTGGCCAGGCCCGAGCCCGCCTTCGCCAGCAGGTAGTCGCTGTGGCCGTGGTAGCAGCCTTCAAACTTCACGATGCCGTCGCGCTTCGTATAGGCACGGGCCACCCTGATGGCGCTCATGACCGCTTCGGTGCCGGAGCTGACCAGCCGCACTTGCTCCATGGAGGGTAGGGCTTCCTTGACCATCATGGCGAGACGGATTTCTAATTCGGTCGGCGCGCCATAACTCGTGCCCTGCGCCGCCGCCTGTTGAATGGCTTTGGTGACGGTGGCGGGAGCATGCCCCAAGATCATCGGTCCCCAGGAAAGGACGTAGTCGATGTAGCTGTTCCCATCGGCGTCATAGAGCTTGGCGCCCTTGGCCCGTTCGATGAAGCGCGGAGTGCCGCCCACCGAGCGAAACGCCCGAACCGGACTATTGACCCCGCCGGGGATGACCTGTTGCGCCTCCGCAAACAATTGTTCAGAACGTTGTGTTTTCATAGACCTCTTCCGTGAAGACGTGGGTGGGGCGACAAACTAGCATGCGACTCTGGGAGCGTCAATCGGGTGGACAAGAAGGTTATTCGTGAAGCGTCTCTCGACAATAGCAAAGAGCGAGCGGCGTGTAGCTGATGGCATAAGCCGCGTTCTGTTTTCATCTCCGAGCTATGCGGTATAGGCCATGAGCGATACGCCCTCCCCGCTCCGTATTTATTTGGATACGAATCCCCAACCAATCGGATACACCTCGATGGAGTCCATAGAACCTCGCAGAAATTTCAGTTGAAAATGTGACGACTTACAACGACTCACGACATGGCGCAGGTCTTGCTGAGTCTCCTGCTGTCACACGTAGGGGGAAGCCATGAAAGTCATCTGTGCCTGGTGTCAAAGCGAAGGTCGTCCGGCCCTGGTTCAGGAGAAAGCTCCGTTCTGGGATGCCCGGGAAACCCACAGCATCTGCACTCATCACCTTGCGCAGATGAGCAGCCGACGGGCCTCTTCAGTCCCCTCGGCTGATGAACGGACGAGGAACCACCGAGAGTCCTTCCTCCACTCGTACTTCCACCGCAAACCGGCCGTCTGCACCGAGTAGCCACGCGCCTCTCTCCCCGTACGACAGGATCGCTTCTCGAAATCTAGTTTCATGTCCCGCCGGCTGTCAGACATTTCCCTGCAGACAAAAAGCGTCAACTAGAGCCGGAATGTCACGGTTTCTCGACGATCCTCCCGGAGTGCGATCAGGAGGGGATTCCTATCCTCTTGAATGTGCGAACTTTTTGGATGTCGGGCCAAGCGGAACTACGGTGGTGCGACTCTTGCGATCTTCCGGCGGCATGGCTGCAATGGGTCAACGGGGGGCACTGTGAAGGTCCTGTGCGCGTGGTGTGTCCGAGAGGGCAAACCTGCTTTTCTCCGAGACAAGGCGCCGCTCGATGACCCGAGTGAAACCCACGGCCTCTGTGGAAACCACTTCAAGTCACTCAGCTCAGGCGTCGGCAGCTGCGTGCATTGGACCACTCACCTGAACCCGTTTCTGCACGACCTCTATTGGGGCGTGAATTGGTGGGTGCAGCGGTGGGTCGGTCTGCTCCGATTCTAGAAGCAATCTCGGCCTGCGCCGGTGACCGACCTCATCCGATCTACCCGCGACCGGCCTAACCCAATTTCCCGCCCAAGAGTTTCAATCCCTGCTCCAGCAGCTTGGAGTCCGGTAGCTTTCCATCCGGCGTCAGCTTGTCGATAAGGCCGGGAAGGAGATCGGCCAGCTGGCCGCCGGCAACGTCCGGGCTGACTCCGGCTTTCCCCGCCAATTGTTTCACGAGATCGCTGCCCAGCCCCTGCTGAATTTGGTCCGCGGAGATCGGGAGATTCTTCCCCGTGCTCACCCAGGAGTTGACGATCTCGCCCAACCCGTTCTTTTGAAAGGCCTGGACGAGGCCCGCGAGACCGCCGACGGAGCTATTCTGGCCCAAGAGCCCGACGAGGGCTTGCATCAGGGGATGCTCTTTACCTCCGCCCATCATGCCGGCCGCTGCCTGTCCGAGCTGATCCATGAGTCCCATACGTTCCCTCCTTCTGCATGGAGAAGTGTATTGTGTTTATCGCTTGCGTGGGCCAGCTGCCCGCCCAGCCTGTTGTTTCTTGGCGCTCACCTCCAGCAGGAGCGGCGGCACCAGCCAGTTGCGGCGTTTGCTCTTATGCCGTTCGGAGACGGCAAGCACGGTGTGAAACGGCAAGCCCGCGCCGTTGGCTTCGTCCCGGTGGCTGCTCCAGCCTTCTCCCGCTTCCGTCAGGATCTCGATGAAGGTTTGGTAATCGTCCTCTTCATCCGGCTTCGCCAACAGCTGGTCTGCGTCGGTCACGACGACGACGTAGCCCTTGGCCGGCAACCATTCCAGATCGATGAGGCATTCCTCGAGTGCATCCCAGTTGTGACCGAAATAATCTGGGAACGACAGGATTCTGGCGAATTCGGAGAGCAACCCGGCCTTGGTCTTACACTTGGCGCCCGAGACGGTTTTGAGCAGGAATCCGGAGGGCAGCGACAGGAGCGTTTCCGGCTTGTCTTGTTCCCCATGGACCAGCAAGTGGGCCCAGGGTTGTTTGGTCGATTGCAGGACGGTCGTGGGCATGGAACCTCAATTCATCGGGATAAACGTCTTGTAGTGGTCGCCGGTGTAATAGGCTTTCCCGGTCCGCTGGTCGATCACGATCCGCTCAGCCCCGCGATTCTTCCCCGGCACTTTAGGGTGGACGTCGTACTCGCGATAGGAACCACGGGGCAAACGGCGCTCACGATTCTGAAACGTGCGACCGCCGACATAGCCGGGGACCGGCTCGCCCTTGCGGGCCTCGATCAGTTGCAGCGTTTCCCGCGCGACGCCTGGGATCGCGCCGTTCGCAGCGGGGGCCAGACTGTCGCGAGCTTTCGGTTGGGAAGCGGTCGCTTGCGAGGCGGTCGATGAAGCGGTCGCGGCGTCGGTTGGTGTGACGAGGATGGGGGACGCTTCCTGCAGCGCCGGAGCCGCTTCGGCTACAAGGCTGATCCCCGCGCAGGCGAAGATCACGCCCAGGAGCAGCAGGACTATTCTGGTGGCGCATCGGATAGACATGATCGCTGTGCGGCACAGTCGACGAAAACCCTAGCATGCCCTTTCGGTAGGGGTCAACGCTGCTTCCCCGTCACGACGCCGCAACTCCTTCACAAACGGTCCGGCGCGTGTTCCGCCCCGTGCATACGCGCGAACAATTCCCAATCGAACTGCTTCGGATGGATCGCGTGCAGCGGAATCGTATCCATGGCGTGCGAATCGCGATAGGCGACCATTGAGCCCACGATCGATTCCGGCTGCTCGACGAGGCGTCGGACCGTTTCATACGCCAGATGCTGGCCGATCATCTTGTCTTCCGGCGTCGGGGGCGCGCCCCGCAACGTGTGACCGAGGATCGTGGCCTTGGTGGCGGACGCCAGGGAGTATTGGTCGGTCCCTTGGCGGCGCGGGGGCCATTTGGCGATGGCGTTCGCGACGTACTCGACCAATCCATGGACTCCGCCGTCTGGGTGATGCCGATGGGGGGTGCGCTCCGCCACGATGAAAATGTGACTCTTGTTCGGGACGCCGAGCGTGCGTTTGAGCGTGCCGAGCATCACCTGATCGATATAGGCGTTAGGGTCTGGGTGTTCGTTGACCAGAATGCCTTCCGCCCGAGCTTGATAGGCGCAGGCCAATGCCAGATGTCCCGATCCCGCCCCCATCACCTCGACGAAGAAGATGCTGCCCATCGCGGCGCTCGTGGCCTTGAGCGATTCGATCGATTGGTTGGCAAGTGCGATGGCCGAGTGGAACCCCAATGAGGTCGTGCCGGCCAGGTTGTTGTCGATCGTGCCGGGAATTCCAACGACCTGGACGCCGAAGGTTTCGAAGATCGCCCTCGCCCCGCGCAGGCTGCCGTCGCCACCCAACACCACCACCGCGCTGTCCTGCAGATAGGGGGTGAGGCTGCGGACCGCCGCTCGTTGGACTTGTTCGTCCTTGAAGTCCTCGAAGCGGCTGCTGCCGATGGGGCTGCTGGCGTGGCTTCCCATGCCGCGCGTGTCTTCTTCGGTTACCGGTGTGATCCAGTTATTCGCGAGCCCCAGGAATCCGTGGCGCACGAACATGACCTCTAATCCGAAACGGTTGCCCGTCACGCGTAGTTCCTTCAGGGCCGCGCCGCCGCCGCCGAAGTCGCCGCCGGAAACCAACGCGATCAGCCGTTTGATCTGCCGGGGTTTGAGCGTGACCCGGTCTTTCCGTTCGCGCTCGATCGTGATCCAGGCCTCGCGGGCCAGCCGTTCGCTTTCGATCAATCCGACCGCCGTCGAGTACCCGGACAGTTGGTTGTTCTCGAAGGTCAGGAGGACGACGTTGTCCTGGCCTTCTTTGTATTCGCCGAACTCCGAGAAGGCTTCCCGGAAGGGCCTGGGGTCGAGATAGATGCGCAGGGCGCGCAGGGTCGAGCTATGTGTATAGAGGCACAGCACTTGGCCCGGGTTCGATCGGCCCAACTGGTGGAGGCCATCGATGACGTCCATGTAGAGGTCGAAGAACGAGTGGCCGCCGGGGTAGCTGTAAAAGGGGTGCTTGATGAGGCGTTTCGCGCTCTTGGCATCGACGCCGAAGGCTTTTGCCGCCGCCTCGACCTCCGCCTGTTTTTCCATGCCGGTCACCCACCCGAAGTCTTGCGACTCCAAGGTCGGCTCAGTTTGGGTTTGCGGGGGCGGAGCCGTCTCGTCACGTTTGGGCAGGAGGGCTTTGAGGATGCGCCGGCAGAGTTGTTCCGTATTGGGGCTAGTGCTGATGCGATGGTGAAAGCGGTTTGGGTCCAGGTAGTTGTGCAGTTGGAGATAGTCGAGCTGCTGCCCCACGACGCCCACCATGCGGGCCAGGGCGGCGCCGACCGCATCGGCCCGCGGGACGCCGCGCTCGGTATCCAGAATATTGGCGAGACGCCGTCCGACGCGATGGGTCTTGCTCTCGACTTGCGAGACGCCGTGGCGCATTGTAAAGAACAGCGCTCGATCCTTGAGTTCTCGCGGGAGCAGCCAAAACCGATCGTCGCCTAAATCGAGAACGATGCGGCCTTCCGCCAATTCCGGCGTGAGGTGCGCGCGCGGGACGATGGCGACGGGACGCCGATGCGCGGGCTTCTGCACCGCGCCGATCGGGGCGCGATAGAGCGGCGCCAATTCGCCTCGCGCCAGGAGATAATTCCACGCGGCATAGAACACCAGCTCGTCGCCGCCGCAGGCCTTCACGATCAGCTCACGGCGCGCATCGCGATAGGCTCCGGCGTTGGGCAAGCCCGCCGTCACGCGGCTGATGAAATTCCGGATCGCCTCGATCGCGGTCTCTGCGACGCGGCGCCGGTCGGATGTCTGGGGTGGTGGCCCTGGCAGTACATATCGGTCCGTGGAGGTCCGCTCCGCGAGCGATTCGGCGTAGGCGAGCAGCCCGTCGATGGTGACGAAATCCAACTGCTCGGTGGGGCGGTCCTTCGGTGTCTCCATGTGGCACCTCGTCGAGGTGTGATGCGCGCAGCGGATGCCGTCGCGTGCGGCGCTCACGCCATGTGCGGCACGCGTATGTTCTTTTGCGGCATGAGAATACGTTTGTTAGAATGACACAATTATCGTCTCGATGAAAGAAACCTTCTGACGATCCACCCCGTTGTCGCAGATTGTGACAGCCGTTTCCGATCGGAGTGCTCGGTGCCGACCATGCGCAAAGCCAAGATCGTCTGCACGATCGGCCCGGCGAGTGAGCGACAGGACACGCTGGATCAGCTGATCGCTGCCGGCATGGACGCGGCCCGGTTGAACTTCTCGCACGGGACGCACGAATCGCATGGGCGGGCGATCAAAGCGGTCCGGCAGGCGGCGGAGCAGCGCGGCGTCGCGGTTTCCATCATTCAGGATTTGCAGGGACCCCGCATTCGGGTCGGTGAATTGCCCGAGGAAGGCGTGGAACTGGTGGCGGGCCGGCAGGTGCGATTGCGCACGATGGCCTTGCGATCGGGCGGGCAGATCGGCGCGCGCGCGGCGCGGCCGTCCGACGACGTTCCGGAATTGCCCGTCACGTACCAGCAATTGACCCGCGATGTGCGGCCCGGAGCAAGAATTCTGATCGACGACGGGCTCGTGGAGTTGCAGGCGCAGCGCATCGTCGAAGGGGCGGTGCTCTGTTCGGTGACGATCGGCGGGCGCGTGACCTCGCACAAGGGCATCAATTTACCCGGCACACAAGTCAGCGCGCCGACGCTGACGGAGAAGGACCGGGAAGATATTCGATTCGGGGTTGCGCAAGACGTCGATTACATCGCCCTGTCGTTCGTGCGGGGGCCGGAGGACGTCGTTGCCGCGAAACGCATGATCCAAGAATGCGGCGGCAATGTGCCGGTCATTGCCAAAATCGAACGTCAGGAAGCGGTGGTCGCTCTGGCTGACATCTTGGAACAGGCCGATGGAGTGATGATCGCCCGGGGCGACTTGGGCGTCGAATTGGGGCCGGAGGCCGTACCGGTTCTGCAGAAGCGGATTATTGCCAGTGCCAACCGGCGCCGTTGTCTGGTGATCACGGCCACGCAAATGCTCGAATCGATGACGCACCATATCAGACCGACCAGGGCGGAAGCCTCGGATGTGGCCAATGCCGTGTTCGATGGGACCGATGCCGTGATGTTGTCGGCGGAAACGGCGGTGGGGCAGTACCCCGTCGAGGTCGTCCGAATCATGGATCGAATCGTGCGGGCGGCGGAGGTCGAGACGGAGCCGAGTTTTGTCCGGCGCGGGCAGCCGGACGGCGAACTGGTCTCGTTCCCGGAGGCCGTCTCTACTGCCGCCTCCACGGCGGCTGCGGCCACGGGCGCCAGCGCCATCGTCGCCTTCAGCGAGCGGGGTATGACCGCGCGGCTGGTCTCGAAACAGCGGCCTTCCGCACCGATCCTGGCCTTTACGCCTTTTGTGCCCGTCAGACAGCGGATGGCGCTATATTGGGGCGTGCGACCCTATACGATGCCGCAGATCTCCAATACCGACGAGCGTGTCGACGAAGCCGAACGCCGCCTGAAGGCGGAGGGGCTTGTCACGGCAGGGCAGCGCATCGTCATTCTGTCCGGCACCCGCATCGGCCAGCCGGGCGGAACCAATCTCATGAAACTGCATAAAGTCGGCTGACGCATGCAAAGAAGGTCATTCCTCCTATGGATGGGGGCTGCGCTGGTTGCCGCATGGGCATTCGGCGGTGCTTCCCCGTCGTTTGCGCAGACGAACGCCGGCACCCATTCCCCCGCCAAGGTCGTGGAGAAGTATTTCGCGTTGGACAACAAAGGCGTCCGGCTCGATGCAGCCTCGTTCGACGCCCTGGCCTCGTTCATCGATTGGAAGGAAGAACCGACCTGGGGCAAGATCGTTGTGATCGACGGGTTTACCGTCCCAGACGATTTCCGAAAATGGGACATCGTGGATAAGATGGAAGTGGTGGTCCCGGTCGAGTTCCGGGTCCTCGGTTACCTGTACCTGGAGACGGCCGGGTTTGTGCCGGAACCGAGCACGGAAGAAGTCCGCGTGCGCCTGAAGCTTCAGGGCGCGCGGTGGAAAATTATGGAACCGGTGCTGCCCCCGCATGTGGGACAGAAGCGCATGTTGAATTTCGTGCGGCAATCGATATTGGATGAGCGGGATGAAACCAGGCGCGCGGCGCTCACGACGCTGCAGCAGGAATTGCGAAAGGCGAAGGAATGAAACGCACCGCTGTGGATCTCTTGATCTTCGACTTGGACGGGACGCTGATCGAGTCGAAGTGGGATATTGCTGAAAGCGTCAACCTGACGCTCCGGGAATTGGGTGTGCCGGAACGGCCGCAGGAGGAGATCTTCGGCTTCGTCGGCGACGGCGTGAAAAAATTGCTGCGGTTGGCGGTGGGCGAGGCCGATCCCTCGCTCTACGACGAGGCCCTGCGGGTGTTCCGGGGGCACTACCTCGCGCATTGTCTCGATCGCACGGCGTTCTATCCCGGCATCGAGACCATGCTCGGGCACTTCGCCGACAAGTCCAAAGCCGTCGCGACGAACAAATCGCTGGAGTACACCAACGTCATTCTCAAGGGGCTGGGGCAGCACCACTTCAAGTTCGTCGTCGGCGGCGACAATGGGTTCGGCCTCAAGCCGGAACCTGGTATGTTGCTCCATGTGTTGGAGCAGTTGGGGGTGGACAAAGACCGGGCGGTGTTGATCGGCGACAGCACGAACGACATCAACGGAGGGCACAATGCCGGCATCCGAGTCTGTGCCGTGGGGTACGGCATGGGTAATCGCGAGCGCATGGTCGCCTGTAAGCCGGATTGGTTCATCGAACGGCCGGAAGAACTGATGGAGATTTTTAAATGAACGCAAAACCGTCGATCGTATTTCGTGAAGCGTCTCTCGACAGGATGAAGGGTGTGTCGTGCGGGGCCAGAGCCTTCTCCTTTGTCGCGCTTTTTCTGTTCAGCCTCAGCTTTGGCAGCCTGGCATCGGCGGAATCCTCCAACTTGGCCGATCGGGTGATCGAGCATAAGCTGGGCAACGGGATGACCGTATTGATGGTCGAGCGGCACCAGACGCCGGTCGTGAGCATCAACATGACCTTCGGCGTCGGCGGCATCAACGAACAGGTCGGCCAGACGGGATTGGCGCATCTCTACGAGCACATGGCCTTCAAGGGCACCAGGACGGTCGGGACGAGGGACTTTGCGAAGGAAGAGGCGGTGCTCGAGGAACTGACCAAGGTCGGGACTGAGCTGGAAAGCCGCGAACGCGAGGAGGCGGCGCAGGCACAACTCACCGGCAAGTCCCCCGCGCCTTCGAAGGAACTGGAAGCGTTGCACCATCGGTTCAAGGAATTGCAGGAGCAGGCAGGCCAGTACGTGGTCGGCAACGAGATGGCCATGCTCTACCAGCGGCACGGCGGGGTTGGGTTGAACGCCTCGACGGGCAAGGACATCACCCGCTATGTGATCAGCTTGCCGGCGAACCGGTTGCCCCTGTGGGCCGCATTGGAATCGGATCGCATGGCCCACCCCGTGCTGCGCGAGTTTTATAAGGAGCGCGGTGTGGTGATGGAAGAGCGCCGGTTGCGGACCGACGACAGCCCTAACGGCCTGCTGTATGAAACATTCACCTCGACGGCGTTTCAGGCGCATCAGTATGGCGTGCCGACGATCGGTTGGGGGTCGGACATCCTCTCGCTGACGCCGGCGGCGACGGAGGCCTTCTTCAAGACGTACTATGGTCCCAACAATGCCACAGTCGCAATCGTGGGGGACATCAATCCGAAGGAAGTCATCGCGCTGATCGAGTCGACATTCGGCAAGATTCCGGCGGCGCCGCCGATTCTGCCGTTGGTCACCGAAGAGCCGCCGCAGCGGGGGGAGCGTCGCGTGGAAGTGGAGTTCGACGCGGAGCCGGCCGTGGCCATGGGCTATCACAAACCCACGATCGGTCATCCGGACGATTTCGTGTTCGACGTGATCGATGCGGTGTTGACGGAAGGCATGACCTCACGGCTCTACAGCAAGCTCGTGCGCGACAAGCGCCTCGCGGCCGGCGTCATGTCCGACACCAACTATCCGGGCGTACGCGCGCCGAACCTCTTCGTGCTGGCTGCCACGCCGTTGGCGCCTCACACCACGGCGGAAGTGGAAGCCGCCGTCTATGAAGAACTGGAACGGTTGAAGACCGAGCCGGTTTCTCCGAAAGAATTCGAGCGCGTGCTCAACGGGCTTGATGCGGACCTGGTCCGCTCGTTGCGGTCCAACAGCGGGCTCGCGTCGCAATTGTCGTTCTATCAGACGGTGGCCGGGACCTGGCGCTACGTGCTCGAGGCCCGCGGGAAGATCGCGGCGGTCACGCCGGCCGATGTACAGCGGGTGGCGTCGCAATACCTCACCAAGTCGAACCGGACGGTGGGCGTGCTGGTGAAGAAACCTTCGGACAAGAAAGTCGCGGCAGCGAGTGAGGTGGCGCGATGACACAGCAAGTTGGTGAAGCGTATCTCGTGAAGCGTGAAGCGAGGGCAGAGCGAATGCAACAGATGCGGGCGCGGTTGGCAAGCGTGGCGGTCGTGGTCTTGCTGGTGATGCAGTCATTCGTGGGGCTCGCGGCCGATCAGGCCTCCGGCGATCCGCGGACCATGCGGTTTCCCACCGTCGACTTCAAGCCGCCAGATGCCGATCGGGTGGTCTTGGATAACGGGATGGTCGTCTATCTCTTGGAAGACCACGAGCTGCCCCTGGTGACCGTGAACGCCACGCTCAAGACCGGCAGCTGGCTCGACCCGGCCGACAAGGTGGGACTGGCCGGCCTCACAGGTTCGGTCATGCGCACCGGCGGCACGGCCAAGATGTCGGCGGACGAGGTCGACGAGGAGCTGGAACGGCTCGCGGCGAACGTCTCGGTCGGGTTCGGCAAGGAGTCCGGTTCGGCGTCGCTCGACGTGCTGACGAAGGATCTCAAACGCGGGCTGCAGATCTTCGCCGACCTGCTCCGGACGCCGGCATTTGACCAAGGGCGTGTCGAACTGGCCAAGCTGCAAGCCATCGAGGGCATCCGGCGGCGGCAGGATAATCCAGGTTCGATCGCGGGACGTGAGTTCGGCAAGCTACTCTATGGAGCGGCACATCCAAGCGCCCGTGAAACGTCGCCTGCGTCGATTCGCGCCATCACGCAGGAAGACCTGCTGGCCTTCCATAAACAAACCGTCCATCCGAACGGAATCATCCTCGGCGTCACCGGTGACTTCGAGAAGGGCGCGATGTTGGCGCTGCTGCGCGAGGTGTTCGGCGATTGGGCCAAGGGAACGGTTCCGGAGTTGAAGATTCCCGACGTGGCGACGGGTGAGACGCAGGCCGGCGCAGTACGGTTCATCAACAAGGAAACGTCGCAAACGCATTTGCGGGTGGGGCACTTGTCGCTCCGCGAGACGGATCCCGACTATGTTGCGCTCTCGATCGCGAACGATATCCTGGGCGGCAGTTCCTTCCGCAGCCGGCTGTTCAACGACGTCCGCACGAAGCGCGGCTTGGCCTATTCGGTCGGCAGCGGCATCCGTGCCGGTGTCCATGACCAGGGCGTGTGGTTGATGCGGGCTGAAACGAAACTTGCCTCCACGCAGGAGGTTGTGAATCGCTTTGTCGCAAACATGGAACGGCTGCGCAACGAGCCGGTGACCGATGCCGAGCTCGAAGAAGCCAAGGAAGCCTACGTGAACTCGTTCGTGTTTTCGTTCACCAGTGCCTCGAGCATTGTGGCGCGGTTGATGGACCTGGA
This portion of the Nitrospiraceae bacterium genome encodes:
- a CDS encoding thermonuclease family protein — translated: MSTLTQWCSHLMARITLSLLTLSPAANAVGAIDESRSDLRTYTPAPSGNPTPFSCNDCWPLKPEERSPLPQHTVPHHRRSHHERGPRPHKNPFAKKSQARASHFRLLPHYHLGQPEPGVDLEQRLVRAIDGDTLRYGAERIRIRGYNAPERSEPGGLEATLRLQQLLHEGSIRIVLHGRDVYGRRLADVFIDGENVADVMTAEGFGRKS
- the hemL gene encoding glutamate-1-semialdehyde 2,1-aminomutase, with the translated sequence MKTQRSEQLFAEAQQVIPGGVNSPVRAFRSVGGTPRFIERAKGAKLYDADGNSYIDYVLSWGPMILGHAPATVTKAIQQAAAQGTSYGAPTELEIRLAMMVKEALPSMEQVRLVSSGTEAVMSAIRVARAYTKRDGIVKFEGCYHGHSDYLLAKAGSGLATLGIPDCPGVPEDFTKHTLTAPYNDLATLEKLIKQHYRHLAALIVEPIAGNMGVVPPNPEFLQGLRKLTDAHGMVLIFDEVISGFRVQYGGAQTLYGITPDLTVLGKIIGGGLPVGAYGGSKDIMKMIAPSGPVYQAGTLSGNPLAVTAGIETLKRLKGKGAYDQLEERSKVLADGLGKAAKKAGVPLTQTRVGSMMGAFFSEGPIVDWTTAKKSDTKAYAKFFHQMLEAGIYFAPSQFEAAFMSLAHTPKDIERTVKAAQAAFKSLSA
- a CDS encoding DUF937 domain-containing protein codes for the protein MGLMDQLGQAAAGMMGGGKEHPLMQALVGLLGQNSSVGGLAGLVQAFQKNGLGEIVNSWVSTGKNLPISADQIQQGLGSDLVKQLAGKAGVSPDVAGGQLADLLPGLIDKLTPDGKLPDSKLLEQGLKLLGGKLG
- a CDS encoding barstar family protein; its protein translation is MPTTVLQSTKQPWAHLLVHGEQDKPETLLSLPSGFLLKTVSGAKCKTKAGLLSEFARILSFPDYFGHNWDALEECLIDLEWLPAKGYVVVVTDADQLLAKPDEEDDYQTFIEILTEAGEGWSSHRDEANGAGLPFHTVLAVSERHKSKRRNWLVPPLLLEVSAKKQQAGRAAGPRKR
- a CDS encoding 6-phosphofructokinase; translated protein: METPKDRPTEQLDFVTIDGLLAYAESLAERTSTDRYVLPGPPPQTSDRRRVAETAIEAIRNFISRVTAGLPNAGAYRDARRELIVKACGGDELVFYAAWNYLLARGELAPLYRAPIGAVQKPAHRRPVAIVPRAHLTPELAEGRIVLDLGDDRFWLLPRELKDRALFFTMRHGVSQVESKTHRVGRRLANILDTERGVPRADAVGAALARMVGVVGQQLDYLQLHNYLDPNRFHHRISTSPNTEQLCRRILKALLPKRDETAPPPQTQTEPTLESQDFGWVTGMEKQAEVEAAAKAFGVDAKSAKRLIKHPFYSYPGGHSFFDLYMDVIDGLHQLGRSNPGQVLCLYTHSSTLRALRIYLDPRPFREAFSEFGEYKEGQDNVVLLTFENNQLSGYSTAVGLIESERLAREAWITIERERKDRVTLKPRQIKRLIALVSGGDFGGGGAALKELRVTGNRFGLEVMFVRHGFLGLANNWITPVTEEDTRGMGSHASSPIGSSRFEDFKDEQVQRAAVRSLTPYLQDSAVVVLGGDGSLRGARAIFETFGVQVVGIPGTIDNNLAGTTSLGFHSAIALANQSIESLKATSAAMGSIFFVEVMGAGSGHLALACAYQARAEGILVNEHPDPNAYIDQVMLGTLKRTLGVPNKSHIFIVAERTPHRHHPDGGVHGLVEYVANAIAKWPPRRQGTDQYSLASATKATILGHTLRGAPPTPEDKMIGQHLAYETVRRLVEQPESIVGSMVAYRDSHAMDTIPLHAIHPKQFDWELFARMHGAEHAPDRL
- the pyk gene encoding pyruvate kinase, yielding MPTMRKAKIVCTIGPASERQDTLDQLIAAGMDAARLNFSHGTHESHGRAIKAVRQAAEQRGVAVSIIQDLQGPRIRVGELPEEGVELVAGRQVRLRTMALRSGGQIGARAARPSDDVPELPVTYQQLTRDVRPGARILIDDGLVELQAQRIVEGAVLCSVTIGGRVTSHKGINLPGTQVSAPTLTEKDREDIRFGVAQDVDYIALSFVRGPEDVVAAKRMIQECGGNVPVIAKIERQEAVVALADILEQADGVMIARGDLGVELGPEAVPVLQKRIIASANRRRCLVITATQMLESMTHHIRPTRAEASDVANAVFDGTDAVMLSAETAVGQYPVEVVRIMDRIVRAAEVETEPSFVRRGQPDGELVSFPEAVSTAASTAAAATGASAIVAFSERGMTARLVSKQRPSAPILAFTPFVPVRQRMALYWGVRPYTMPQISNTDERVDEAERRLKAEGLVTAGQRIVILSGTRIGQPGGTNLMKLHKVG
- a CDS encoding HAD-IA family hydrolase, producing MKRTAVDLLIFDLDGTLIESKWDIAESVNLTLRELGVPERPQEEIFGFVGDGVKKLLRLAVGEADPSLYDEALRVFRGHYLAHCLDRTAFYPGIETMLGHFADKSKAVATNKSLEYTNVILKGLGQHHFKFVVGGDNGFGLKPEPGMLLHVLEQLGVDKDRAVLIGDSTNDINGGHNAGIRVCAVGYGMGNRERMVACKPDWFIERPEELMEIFK